A single window of Melospiza georgiana isolate bMelGeo1 chromosome 19, bMelGeo1.pri, whole genome shotgun sequence DNA harbors:
- the BCL7B gene encoding B-cell CLL/lymphoma 7 protein family member B isoform X1 — MSGRSVRAETRSRAKDDIKKVMAAIERVRRWEKKWVTVGDTSLRIFKWVPVADSKEKEKSKSSSSTAREANGFPADTSANSSLLLEFQGAVSADENSNQSSLSDVYQLKVDSSPNSSPSPQQSESMSPAHTSDFRTDDSQPPTLGQETLEEPSLPSSEVADEPPTLTKEEPVPLETQVTEEDEDSGAPPLKRFCADQNSVCHTASES; from the exons ATGTCGGGGCGCTCGGTGCGGGCCGAGACCCGCAGCCGCGCCAAAGATGACATCAAGAAGGTGATGGCAGCCATCGAGCGCGTCCGCAGATG GGAGAAGAAGTGGGTGACGGTGGGCGACACGTCTCTGCGGATATTCAAGTGGGTGCCAGTGGCGGACAGTAAGGAG AAAGAGAAATCCAAATCGAGTAGCAGCACGGCCCGAGAAGCCAATGGCTTCCCAGCTGACACCTCTGCCAACTCCTCCCTCCTTCTGGAGTTCCAAG GTGCTGTTTCTGCAGATGAGAACAGCAACCAGAGCTCCCTGTCTGATGTATACCAGCTCAAGGTGGACAGCAGTCCCAACTCCAGCCCCAGTCCTCAACAGAGTGAGTCCATGAGTCCTGCCCACACATCTGACTTCCGCACAGACGACTCACAGCCTCCTACCCTGGGGCAGGAGACCCTGGAAG agccctccctgccttcctcagAAGTGGCAGATGAGCCTCCCACTCTCACAAAGGAAGAGCCAGTCCCCCTTGAGACTCAG GTAACTGAAGAGGATGAGGACTCTGGTGCGCCACCTCTGAAGAGATTTTGTGCTGACCAGAACTCTGTGTGCCACACAGCCTCAGAGAGCTAA
- the BCL7B gene encoding B-cell CLL/lymphoma 7 protein family member B isoform X2, protein MSGRSVRAETRSRAKDDIKKVMAAIERVRRWEKKWVTVGDTSLRIFKWVPVADSKEKEKSKSSSSTAREANGFPADTSANSSLLLEFQDENSNQSSLSDVYQLKVDSSPNSSPSPQQSESMSPAHTSDFRTDDSQPPTLGQETLEEPSLPSSEVADEPPTLTKEEPVPLETQVTEEDEDSGAPPLKRFCADQNSVCHTASES, encoded by the exons ATGTCGGGGCGCTCGGTGCGGGCCGAGACCCGCAGCCGCGCCAAAGATGACATCAAGAAGGTGATGGCAGCCATCGAGCGCGTCCGCAGATG GGAGAAGAAGTGGGTGACGGTGGGCGACACGTCTCTGCGGATATTCAAGTGGGTGCCAGTGGCGGACAGTAAGGAG AAAGAGAAATCCAAATCGAGTAGCAGCACGGCCCGAGAAGCCAATGGCTTCCCAGCTGACACCTCTGCCAACTCCTCCCTCCTTCTGGAGTTCCAAG ATGAGAACAGCAACCAGAGCTCCCTGTCTGATGTATACCAGCTCAAGGTGGACAGCAGTCCCAACTCCAGCCCCAGTCCTCAACAGAGTGAGTCCATGAGTCCTGCCCACACATCTGACTTCCGCACAGACGACTCACAGCCTCCTACCCTGGGGCAGGAGACCCTGGAAG agccctccctgccttcctcagAAGTGGCAGATGAGCCTCCCACTCTCACAAAGGAAGAGCCAGTCCCCCTTGAGACTCAG GTAACTGAAGAGGATGAGGACTCTGGTGCGCCACCTCTGAAGAGATTTTGTGCTGACCAGAACTCTGTGTGCCACACAGCCTCAGAGAGCTAA